TTTGGGCCATCGAGCGGATGTGGTCCAAGCCGATCGTCGATTCGAAACTGCTGCTAAGCACTAAATCTACCTGAAACTGTCGCGCCCACGATAATATTGAAAGGCAATTAAGCAGGCCGCCTTGCACCGTAGGCTTATAGATAAGCGCTTTAAGTGTTGGCAGATTTGCAAAACGGTCTAAATCTAAGCCGTGATAAGACTCGTCCAATGCAAGGGGGTGATCAAATAGACTTAGATCATCAGAGTTCTGAAAGGGTTCTTCTACATAATCAAAAGTATCTGTTGGAAACTGCTCAAAGAATTCTATAGCTTCTTGCGTTTTCCATGCTCTGTTCACATCAACTCGCAGGCGAAAAGTGTTTTTAAGTTGGTGGATGATGTTTGCGGCGTCATTGAATGTAAGTTCGCTGACTTTAAGCTTTGCATGGGAGTAGCCTTCGCTTTTTCTTTGTTTTGCGTGCTTAAGGATATCTTCAGGCTGCCCCATCAGCAAGGCAGCAGATTGAGCTGCGATGCTCTCTATAGGAAAATAGAGCTGCAAAAGAGCGGATTCTAGGCCAAAAAGCACAGAGGGATAAAGGTCTAGCTTTTGAAGGTGATAGAAAAAAGTGGATTTAGCCCAATCGATAGACAGTATCTCGTCTTTCTTATTCTTCACCTGTTCCAGTGACTCCTGCAAAGTCTCATTATTCCATCCAGGTAATGGGGATATTTCACCCTGCGCTGTTTTGCCCGCTTCATCTTTTATACGGAGGATAGCTCCTGAACGTTTGGCTCCACCGGTCAATGCTATTTCAAAAAGCTCAATCACTAGTTCTTTGATCTTCATAAGTTTAGCGTTTCCTTGTTAGTAGCGTGACAAAGATATCTTTTTCGAAATGGTGCTTATCGCTTAGAAAATTAAGCTCTTGTTGCAGCATAGATGCAAAAATATCGAAGCTATCTTTGGAAAAATTAGTGAAAACTCTTTGCAGAAGCTTTTCAATACCTTCAGTGTTTCCTACAATATCCCAAAGAATACGTGATGTGACAAGGATAATAGCATCTTTTTTAAGCTCAAGACTTCCTTTTTTATCTTCTAGAAAATGTATTTGGTTATTTTGCCAGATAATAAGGGGTGGCAACCCATGCCTTTCATAATGAAGGATATCCGCAGAAAGCTCTATATGGGTGCAGGGAAACCGGCAATGTTCTTCAGCAACACTTTCTAAAAGACGATATACTCCATCAAAGCCTTTCTCCGGATTTTCCATCATTTCAAGTATCAGTGATCCATCCTCTTTCGTAGAAAAAGAAACATGTATGCCATGCGGCTCTTGAGCAGATTGTGTATGCAATCCTTTGACAATAAAAAGGGGATGCTCAAATTCGGCTATCGAACGCATAAACATCTTTTCTTGAAGTAAAAGAGCGCATTCATATTCGCCAAAGAGGCGTTCACGCATAGCGGAAGAATGTTTTAGACGGTGGATATTCTCCATAAGGCATTCGCTCATCGTATTCAAAGTATTGCCCAGCTCTTCGATCTCAAGCGGACCTTTGACGTCTACGGTCGTTCCATATTCACCGGCAGCTAAATTTAGGGCAGCTAGTTTGATTTTTTGTACGGGTTCACTGATGCGGTTTGCGGCATAATAGACGCTTAAAATCACTAGAACGATGGTTGCGAGGGCACTTAAAGCAATGACTATCGCAGCGGATTTAAGCTTTTCATTGATTGTTTTGTTTGCAATGTCCGCTCCTAATAGCGCAATGACTTGCCCTTTTGCATTTGTAAGGGGGGCATAGGCGGTAATGATATGTTCATTGGTCCCTCTCTCTTTGTACTCATCCGTTACCATCGGACGTGCATTAAGATAGAGCAGCTGTTCTCCGCTCTCTGAATAATCTTGTTCTTTATTTGCACGGGGCGAGGTGATACTTACATCCTGCAGAAAAACCAGACGGAAAGCATTGTCAGTATTTTTTCCGTCGTAAATAGGATTATGGGGACTAAGTGGCTGGTTTAAGAGGACTTTTTCGCCTTTTTTCACCGGAACGACTTGCACAAGATATAAACTGTTAAGGCCTAGGTTCTCAACTATATCCGTAAATTGCTTTTCAAGTTGCAGGCTGTTGCCCTCTCCTTGGATTAGCTCATCTACTTTTTCTGTAGGAAGGACAGATGCGATACCTATAACAGTGCTTAGGGCTTTTTCCTTAAAGCTCCCCAGGATCTCATTTTTCCAGTTGTAATGGAAGAACAGCGAGATGATGGTGACAAAAGCGATAAGTGGAGGCAATAACAGGCTTAGTAAACGTTTACGAATGGTCATGTTGCATCCTTAAGAAAAAATTTTGCCCTGTCAGGAACGCAAGATGCAAAGACGCTTAAAAAGCCCAAAGCTACAGAGGGATATTCCGAGATAATGGTGATAAGGTTGGTCTGAGTTAGTGTTAAAATATCGCAATCAACCATAGCCACGGCATTATAGGCTCTTTTATTATCATCAAAAAGCCCTTCATCACCAAAAAAGCCCCCGTTTTCAAGTATCACCGGGGATGGAATTTGCGGGGCGGAAATCTGAACTTTTCCGTTAAGGATAAAATACATACGGTGGGCTTCATCGTTGATCTCAAAAATCGTATCGTTCTTATCGAAACTGACCTCGGTTAATTTATCCGCAATCGGTAGAAGCATTTCCATTGTCAGCATTCTGAAAAGGGGAGTGCGCTTCAGATAAAAGACTTTATCGATAATGGTAAGGTTCTTCATGCTTGCAATAGCTCGTAGGCAAAATGGTGGAAAATTTCTTCATGTGTCTTCATCTGGTTAAGCAATGTCTCTCTCCACAACGGTAAATGCAGTTGACGCATGTAGATCGCTGCTACCATCACTTCTAAGGGTGAAAAAGATTCGCTCATTTTTTCTAATAACTCCGGTAGGCTCAGTGGATTTTCTATCATCTTCTTACAAGCCGCAAGCTTTTCCTCCAATGGAATATCTGCGACTAGAGGGTAGATAAGCCTGAATGTTTCAATATTACAATACTTTTCTAAAGTTTCAACTACTTGGCTTCGCACTTTGGAATTTCGGCTTGCTAAAGACCTAGCTAATAACTCGCAATCATCAATCTCTCCGGCCTCGCCCAATGCGTGGATAACAAAGTCAATAACGGAACGGTATCTGGTCTCCAAGGCTTCTTTCAATAGTGACAAATCGATTCCATAGTTTTGCTCATCAATCGTATGTAAATGATAAAAATAAAAGGCTGCACGTTTGATTTCTTTTCGTACAATATCATTCAGATTTGCATGCAGCTGCGCCACAGCGAGGTGGCTTAAGATCCTTACAGCCAATGTTCTGCAACGTTCTCTCACAGCTTTGTTTTTTGTAAGCGCCAGCAAGATGGGGACTGTTCTCAAGCCCATTTTTACAATGACATTTTCTGCCACACGCCTTTCCTGCGGCCTAAGGTGTTCGCTGCTTGTGATGATGATTTCTACAGCTGCTGTACCTGCCACCTTGCCTAAAGCCTCCAAACAGGACTGCCTAATTAGCGTGGATGAGGATTTGGTCAATAAGCTACTGATAAGACGAGCATAGCGATACCCTTGGACATCTGCTAACTGCGCAAAGATCTCCATAGCTTTTTCTACAACTGAGACGCGGTGGTCTTTCAAAAAGGGAATAAGGACTTCCACATCGTAGGGTGCTCCGTCTACCGCTAACATATTCAAACCCATAACAACTTCTGATTCTATGGAACTTGACAGTAGTTCTTGCTGTTTTTGAACTGCAATTAGCTGATTTTGAGTTGCTTGCACCGGAGGTAAGTGCGCCCAGGATTTCTTTAAGGCTGCAATGGCTGCACCCTGAAGCTCCAGGGAATCGCTATCAATGTACGCAAATGCCTTCTCCGGATGTAGAAAACCACCGCAGGCTAGATAATAAAGGATATCTTGCAACAATTCCTCATCTGTATCC
The Parachlamydiales bacterium genome window above contains:
- the menC gene encoding o-succinylbenzoate synthase, yielding MKIKELVIELFEIALTGGAKRSGAILRIKDEAGKTAQGEISPLPGWNNETLQESLEQVKNKKDEILSIDWAKSTFFYHLQKLDLYPSVLFGLESALLQLYFPIESIAAQSAALLMGQPEDILKHAKQRKSEGYSHAKLKVSELTFNDAANIIHQLKNTFRLRVDVNRAWKTQEAIEFFEQFPTDTFDYVEEPFQNSDDLSLFDHPLALDESYHGLDLDRFANLPTLKALIYKPTVQGGLLNCLSILSWARQFQVDLVLSSSFESTIGLDHIRSMAQRLSLTSPVGIGTQHYMS
- a CDS encoding HAMP domain-containing protein → MTIRKRLLSLLLPPLIAFVTIISLFFHYNWKNEILGSFKEKALSTVIGIASVLPTEKVDELIQGEGNSLQLEKQFTDIVENLGLNSLYLVQVVPVKKGEKVLLNQPLSPHNPIYDGKNTDNAFRLVFLQDVSITSPRANKEQDYSESGEQLLYLNARPMVTDEYKERGTNEHIITAYAPLTNAKGQVIALLGADIANKTINEKLKSAAIVIALSALATIVLVILSVYYAANRISEPVQKIKLAALNLAAGEYGTTVDVKGPLEIEELGNTLNTMSECLMENIHRLKHSSAMRERLFGEYECALLLQEKMFMRSIAEFEHPLFIVKGLHTQSAQEPHGIHVSFSTKEDGSLILEMMENPEKGFDGVYRLLESVAEEHCRFPCTHIELSADILHYERHGLPPLIIWQNNQIHFLEDKKGSLELKKDAIILVTSRILWDIVGNTEGIEKLLQRVFTNFSKDSFDIFASMLQQELNFLSDKHHFEKDIFVTLLTRKR
- a CDS encoding cyclic nucleotide-binding domain-containing protein translates to MKNLTIIDKVFYLKRTPLFRMLTMEMLLPIADKLTEVSFDKNDTIFEINDEAHRMYFILNGKVQISAPQIPSPVILENGGFFGDEGLFDDNKRAYNAVAMVDCDILTLTQTNLITIISEYPSVALGFLSVFASCVPDRAKFFLKDAT